The Agromyces atrinae genome window below encodes:
- a CDS encoding iron-containing alcohol dehydrogenase: MIAVDGARASARATRPEAHVGAGTAVHLAHRALARGPAVMVVDAHVESRLPGSLTGAFAARLVHRGRATVDSARHLAALLERTGARSVFIAGGGSVIDVAKLAVASLDDSRLLGAIARHGRDRGVMHRGAPGSEASLFVAPTTVGTGAESSTGLVVEVASGGERFAVLVVAPGTGIEAIAFDDDLLRLPDPLLRDGVYEAITRVAAAAFESPSSLPLADREAYDLLAALAAVGRRIGEGGRDDGRHAAFPRDSIAVDAALLSSASHSGWALAGRGFAPSSAWFIATELSMALGVRKAAALGLAFRPYLETFLTPARATRLQSIGAALGVAGEPSAIDDALTRLLAPEPVTRAIDAEYVADRVVRRFGRAGPLSPELARERIVAILAAAETRRRTS; encoded by the coding sequence GTGATCGCGGTCGACGGGGCTCGGGCGTCGGCGCGCGCGACGCGGCCCGAGGCGCACGTCGGTGCGGGTACGGCCGTGCACCTCGCGCATCGCGCCCTCGCGCGTGGGCCCGCCGTCATGGTCGTCGACGCGCACGTCGAGAGCAGGCTTCCCGGTTCGCTGACGGGGGCCTTCGCCGCGCGCCTCGTGCACCGCGGCCGGGCGACGGTCGACTCGGCGCGGCATCTCGCCGCCCTGCTCGAACGCACCGGGGCCCGCTCCGTCTTCATCGCGGGCGGCGGGAGCGTCATCGATGTGGCGAAGCTCGCCGTCGCGTCGCTCGACGACTCGCGTCTGCTCGGAGCGATCGCCCGTCACGGCCGTGACCGCGGGGTCATGCACCGGGGAGCTCCCGGAAGCGAGGCGTCGCTCTTCGTCGCCCCGACGACGGTCGGCACGGGAGCCGAGAGCTCGACGGGGCTCGTCGTCGAGGTCGCCTCGGGCGGTGAGCGTTTCGCCGTCCTCGTCGTCGCCCCGGGGACGGGCATCGAAGCCATCGCCTTCGACGACGACCTGCTGCGGCTGCCCGACCCGCTCCTGCGCGACGGCGTCTACGAGGCGATCACCCGCGTCGCCGCCGCGGCGTTCGAATCGCCGAGTTCGCTCCCTCTCGCCGACCGCGAGGCGTACGACCTCCTCGCGGCGCTCGCCGCGGTCGGACGCCGCATCGGCGAGGGCGGGCGGGATGACGGCCGGCACGCAGCCTTCCCGCGCGACTCGATCGCGGTCGACGCGGCGCTGCTGAGCAGTGCGTCGCACAGCGGGTGGGCTCTCGCCGGCCGGGGGTTCGCACCGTCATCCGCCTGGTTCATCGCGACCGAGCTGTCGATGGCGCTCGGCGTGCGGAAGGCCGCCGCGCTCGGCCTCGCCTTCCGGCCCTACCTCGAGACGTTCCTGACTCCCGCTCGAGCGACCCGGCTGCAGAGCATCGGTGCGGCGCTCGGCGTCGCCGGCGAGCCGAGCGCGATCGACGACGCCCTCACGCGACTCCTCGCGCCCGAGCCGGTGACCCGAGCGATCGATGCGGAGTACGTCGCCGATCGCGTCGTGCGTCGCTTCGGTCGCGCGGGGCCCCTGAGCCCCGAGCTCGCGCGCGAGCGCATCGTGGCGATCCTCGCCGCCGCCGAGACCCGACGGCGGACGTCGTGA
- a CDS encoding YcaO-like family protein: MIDVAATLDPANGLVRRVMVRPPSGDADPLWTIGADIGNNDAVAMPDGFDMTWVGAAGFRRGRTLARAAGEAVERFALSPRQGPERPRADRHDPDRHDPDRHDPPLIARSLADGSLTEVDAALVNYPPRDAVAHPDAGPSGAAAGATLASAVDSACRELIERDVAQRAWWERASVERIAEAEVRAASRDVARLLDATPTPTTSTTPTTRASTRIEHLELRRDGLPPVILCALVDDRAGVACAGLALEVDPALAIEKATQEALQVRSLLADLRRLEGRTNARVPLPVVGELHRARYWASDAGVDALHAWLDKLPASRAVPARPPATPFSAAVPDAVVVDLTPRLPRAIRDMGWHAVRAFSASLQPLRMTDAPSSNLAPDLRGDRAVLDYGRRHPHPFV; this comes from the coding sequence GTGATCGACGTCGCTGCGACGCTCGATCCGGCGAACGGGCTCGTGCGTCGGGTCATGGTGCGACCGCCGAGCGGCGACGCCGACCCGCTCTGGACGATCGGCGCCGACATCGGCAACAACGACGCCGTCGCGATGCCCGACGGTTTCGACATGACGTGGGTCGGTGCAGCCGGATTCCGCCGGGGGAGGACCCTCGCGCGAGCGGCGGGCGAGGCCGTCGAACGTTTCGCGCTCTCGCCGCGACAGGGCCCCGAGCGACCGCGTGCCGACCGCCACGACCCCGACCGGCACGACCCCGACCGCCACGACCCGCCCCTCATCGCTCGCTCGCTCGCCGACGGCAGCCTCACCGAGGTCGACGCCGCACTCGTGAACTATCCGCCGCGCGATGCCGTCGCCCACCCCGACGCCGGCCCCTCGGGAGCCGCGGCGGGCGCGACCCTCGCCTCGGCCGTCGACTCGGCGTGCCGCGAACTCATCGAACGCGACGTCGCCCAACGGGCGTGGTGGGAGAGGGCGTCGGTCGAGCGCATCGCCGAGGCCGAGGTGCGAGCGGCCTCGCGCGACGTCGCGCGACTGCTCGACGCGACGCCGACGCCGACGACATCGACGACACCGACGACTCGCGCGAGCACTCGCATCGAACACCTCGAGCTCCGTCGCGACGGCCTTCCGCCCGTCATCCTCTGCGCTCTCGTCGACGATCGTGCGGGGGTCGCGTGCGCGGGTCTCGCGCTCGAGGTCGACCCGGCGCTCGCGATCGAGAAGGCGACGCAGGAGGCCCTGCAGGTGCGCTCCCTCCTCGCCGATCTGCGGCGGCTCGAGGGCCGAACGAATGCGCGCGTGCCGCTTCCCGTCGTCGGCGAACTGCATCGCGCGCGGTACTGGGCCTCGGATGCCGGCGTCGACGCCCTGCACGCGTGGCTCGATAAGCTGCCCGCCTCGAGAGCCGTTCCGGCGCGCCCGCCAGCGACACCGTTCTCCGCCGCCGTGCCCGATGCGGTGGTCGTCGATCTCACGCCGAGGCTTCCGCGGGCCATCCGCGACATGGGGTGGCATGCCGTGCGCGCCTTCTCGGCGTCGCTGCAACCCCTCCGCATGACGGATGCGCCGTCGTCGAATCTCGCGCCCGATCTCCGCGGCGATCGCGCGGTGCTCGACTACGGACGGCGGCATCCGCACCCGTTCGTCTGA
- a CDS encoding aminotransferase class III-fold pyridoxal phosphate-dependent enzyme yields the protein MTDLLGDPVARYAGESLYSGRGAVVYDDLVRRDSAELREFIGLVRGKRWRVLEIAAGSGRVTLPLVPFVAELVAVDISTDLLDLLDERARTELDDDLAQRLTLVAADVRQGVPEHASGFDAVVIPTASITLFDAAERAALLTRLLTRLRPGGTIALTVRTPHLAGERREIEVDEGLRIVEESDEATGRHRSTVFERGGAGRWAAYSVDSFVLPPALAVAELERAGFEAIERRRIRRDAAGEYEFLTARVAELRSPYIEFFTPSSAWGRLEAVRATGVRVEFADGSEALCATSGLWNANLGYGNPAVAAAIDGANREASTLPLFRRGSSYARLAAERLLDFTGRDRFDAVLYSTSGSSALDAAIKLSRHLHQVGGDPARKRILSFRGSYHGMTMSAMSLTGAAIGQGPYAVDERWSVRIDHDDLDALAVVLDRFGTSIAAVILEPVLGSGALPVPAAMIDALGVAADVHGFLVVADEVATGFHRTGPRFASDEWHRAPDLLVTSKALTNGTSAAAAILLARGPADVLRSDENWFWHGETQAGSPQSCAAIIATIDEFERQDVAASAARVARRLGRYLDGVAARSTRAESVGVGSFRALHLVGRDGTPLGGAEVTELVELYRSYGVLVQPGPCAVQFVPALTYSDTDLDELERRSDLAIDEFLA from the coding sequence ATGACTGACCTCCTCGGCGACCCGGTCGCGCGATACGCCGGAGAGTCTCTCTACTCGGGCCGGGGCGCCGTGGTCTACGACGACCTCGTGCGCCGCGACTCGGCCGAGCTCCGCGAGTTCATCGGGCTCGTGCGAGGCAAGCGCTGGCGGGTGCTCGAGATCGCCGCGGGCTCGGGCCGGGTCACGCTCCCGCTCGTGCCGTTCGTCGCCGAGCTCGTCGCGGTCGACATCTCGACCGATCTGCTCGACCTCCTCGACGAGCGAGCCCGGACCGAGCTCGACGACGACCTCGCGCAGCGGCTCACCCTCGTCGCCGCCGACGTGCGGCAGGGCGTACCCGAGCACGCGTCGGGCTTCGACGCCGTCGTGATCCCGACCGCATCGATCACGCTCTTCGACGCCGCCGAGCGTGCCGCGCTGCTCACCCGCCTGCTCACCCGCCTCCGCCCGGGCGGCACGATCGCCCTCACCGTGCGCACGCCGCACCTCGCGGGTGAGCGACGCGAGATCGAGGTCGACGAGGGCCTCCGCATCGTCGAAGAGTCCGACGAGGCCACCGGTCGACACCGATCGACCGTGTTCGAACGGGGCGGAGCGGGGCGGTGGGCCGCCTACTCGGTCGACTCGTTCGTGCTCCCGCCCGCGCTCGCCGTCGCAGAACTCGAGCGCGCGGGCTTCGAGGCGATCGAGCGTCGCCGTATCCGCCGTGACGCCGCGGGCGAGTACGAGTTCCTCACCGCGCGCGTGGCCGAGCTCCGCTCTCCCTACATCGAGTTCTTCACGCCCTCCTCCGCGTGGGGGCGGCTCGAGGCCGTCCGCGCGACGGGGGTGCGCGTGGAGTTCGCCGACGGCTCGGAGGCCCTCTGCGCGACGAGCGGGCTCTGGAATGCGAACCTCGGATACGGCAACCCGGCCGTGGCCGCCGCGATCGACGGAGCGAATCGCGAGGCCTCGACGCTCCCGCTGTTCCGTCGGGGCAGTTCGTACGCGCGGCTCGCGGCCGAGCGTCTGCTCGACTTCACGGGTCGCGATCGCTTCGACGCTGTCCTCTATTCGACGTCGGGCAGCTCGGCTCTCGACGCCGCGATCAAGCTCTCGCGGCACCTCCACCAGGTGGGCGGAGATCCCGCGCGGAAGCGCATCCTGTCGTTCCGCGGCTCGTATCACGGCATGACGATGAGCGCGATGTCGCTCACCGGGGCCGCCATCGGCCAGGGGCCCTATGCCGTCGACGAACGCTGGAGCGTGCGCATCGACCACGACGACCTCGACGCCCTCGCGGTCGTGCTCGATCGCTTCGGCACGAGCATCGCCGCCGTCATCCTCGAGCCCGTGCTCGGGTCAGGTGCCCTACCCGTGCCCGCCGCCATGATCGACGCGCTCGGCGTTGCGGCCGACGTGCACGGCTTCCTCGTCGTCGCCGACGAGGTCGCGACGGGCTTCCACCGCACCGGACCGAGGTTCGCGAGCGACGAGTGGCACCGAGCCCCTGATCTCCTCGTGACGAGCAAGGCACTCACGAACGGTACGTCCGCCGCAGCGGCGATCCTCCTCGCGCGGGGCCCGGCCGACGTGTTGCGAAGCGACGAGAACTGGTTCTGGCATGGCGAGACCCAGGCGGGATCGCCGCAGTCCTGCGCGGCGATCATCGCGACGATCGACGAGTTCGAACGACAGGATGTCGCCGCGTCCGCTGCGCGCGTCGCGCGACGGCTCGGCCGGTACCTCGACGGTGTCGCCGCACGTTCGACCCGAGCCGAGAGCGTCGGCGTCGGGTCGTTCCGTGCGCTCCACCTGGTCGGTCGCGACGGCACGCCTCTCGGCGGGGCCGAGGTGACCGAGCTCGTGGAGCTCTACCGCTCGTACGGCGTGCTCGTGCAGCCGGGGCCGTGCGCCGTGCAGTTCGTGCCGGCGCTCACGTACAGCGACACCGATCTCGACGAGCTCGAGCGCCGGTCCGACCTCGCGATCGACGAGTTCCTCGCGTGA